One genomic region from Pseudoduganella dura encodes:
- a CDS encoding TauD/TfdA family dioxygenase: MFSSIEQSGNIAVVQTNFTWGEDLPRVIAIVERHFDDFNGNGFYPHPDEEALQRELLAVPTLRDFAASLEGRKARGLAITGLGLAGLSEAHRNAVLYAIALTQGFPTSTDQRTKRVAWDVRARPGSQSKFVTFSERTGNADMHTDSSFYPMPEEQFLLYVVSSARCNGGESLLIDVEDIVAELKKTEQGRAAYALLCTAQVPFRVPSVYAAGDDQVELFYAPVFHADGLAMRWRYDSIEKGLAACPELATPDLVAALTLLNGIIEEHAPRFVRQLPDDTLLWADNHRTLHGRATYTDPGRHLIRIRISTTPNAHRIGPSGISAD; encoded by the coding sequence ATGTTTTCGTCTATCGAGCAGTCCGGCAATATCGCAGTTGTACAAACCAATTTCACCTGGGGCGAGGACTTGCCTCGCGTAATTGCCATCGTCGAGCGCCATTTCGACGACTTCAACGGCAACGGTTTCTATCCGCATCCCGACGAGGAAGCGCTGCAGCGCGAACTGCTGGCAGTGCCGACGCTGCGCGACTTCGCCGCCAGCCTGGAAGGCCGCAAGGCACGCGGCCTGGCCATCACGGGCCTGGGCCTGGCGGGCCTGTCCGAAGCGCATCGCAATGCCGTGCTGTACGCGATCGCGCTGACGCAGGGCTTTCCCACCTCGACCGACCAGCGCACCAAGCGCGTGGCGTGGGATGTGCGAGCCCGCCCGGGCAGCCAGTCGAAGTTCGTCACGTTCTCGGAACGCACCGGCAATGCCGACATGCACACCGACTCGTCGTTCTACCCGATGCCCGAAGAGCAGTTCCTGCTGTACGTCGTCTCGTCGGCCCGCTGCAACGGCGGCGAATCGCTGCTGATCGACGTGGAAGACATCGTGGCCGAGCTGAAAAAAACCGAGCAAGGCCGTGCTGCCTATGCGCTGCTGTGCACGGCGCAAGTGCCGTTCCGCGTACCATCGGTGTATGCCGCGGGCGACGACCAGGTCGAGCTATTCTACGCACCGGTCTTCCATGCCGACGGGCTGGCGATGCGGTGGCGCTACGATTCGATTGAAAAAGGACTTGCAGCCTGCCCGGAACTGGCCACGCCGGATCTGGTGGCCGCCCTGACCCTGCTCAACGGGATCATCGAGGAGCACGCGCCCCGCTTCGTGCGCCAGTTGCCGGACGATACGCTGCTGTGGGCCGACAATCACCGCACGCTGCATGGCCGCGCCACGTACACGGACCCGGGCCGCCACCTGATCCGCATCCGCATTTCGACCACGCCGAACGCACACCGCATCGGCCCGTCCGGTATTTCGGCGGACTGA
- the ggt gene encoding gamma-glutamyltransferase has protein sequence MTQRLVATILLTAIGTVAIAKTPVATGTGGAVATISEQASQSAMAILNRGGNAIDAAVAAAATLGVTDPFSCGIGGGGFMVVYLAREKRVIAIDHRETAPAAFTPAVFLDNGKEMDFETVVASGQSIGVPGTVRGWDEALRRYGTMSFKDVLAPAIDVASRGFTVTANFSRLVDGNTEKFRRFPATAALYLKDGKALPPGTLLKNPDLARTYRTLARGGAKAFYEGPLARAIVDAARRPATAPGMTVPGGTMTLADLADYEARIRQPVRGTYRGYELYGMPLPSSGGVTAFEALNILEGWNLKALPRAQAEHLYLEASRLAFADRNAYLADPEYTDAPVAGLLSKEYAAQRRKTIDPARAAAGPVPAGDPYPFQQDASVPLRPATAKLQQESAHTTHLAVSDSQGNIVSYTFTIESWGGSGIVVPGHGFLLNNEMTDFDFSGPAPNVPEAGKRPRSSMAPTIALKDGRPAFTIGSPGGATIITTVLQTIVNHVDLGMRMDQAVDAPRLSERNGAATDVEPGFAGSAQATALAPFAQRWSNQPEEIGAANALVFNQDGTVTAVSEGHRHGTGSALVQKKAH, from the coding sequence ATGACCCAGCGTCTCGTCGCCACGATCCTCCTGACCGCCATCGGCACGGTCGCCATCGCGAAAACGCCGGTCGCCACCGGCACCGGCGGCGCAGTCGCCACGATCAGCGAGCAGGCGTCGCAATCGGCAATGGCGATCCTGAACCGGGGCGGCAATGCGATCGACGCGGCCGTGGCGGCCGCGGCCACGTTGGGCGTGACGGACCCGTTCAGCTGCGGCATCGGCGGCGGCGGCTTCATGGTGGTGTACCTGGCCAGGGAGAAGCGTGTGATCGCGATCGATCACCGCGAAACGGCGCCCGCCGCCTTCACGCCCGCGGTATTCCTCGACAACGGCAAGGAAATGGATTTCGAGACCGTGGTGGCCAGCGGCCAGTCGATTGGCGTGCCCGGCACCGTGCGCGGCTGGGATGAAGCGCTGCGTCGCTACGGCACGATGTCGTTCAAGGATGTGCTGGCCCCCGCGATCGACGTGGCCTCGAGAGGGTTCACGGTGACCGCAAACTTCAGCCGCCTGGTGGATGGCAACACGGAAAAATTCCGCCGTTTTCCCGCCACTGCGGCGTTGTACCTGAAGGATGGCAAGGCGCTGCCGCCCGGCACGCTGCTGAAGAATCCCGACCTGGCGCGCACTTACCGCACGCTGGCCAGGGGCGGCGCGAAGGCGTTCTATGAAGGGCCGCTGGCGCGCGCGATCGTCGATGCCGCGAGGCGCCCCGCTACCGCCCCCGGCATGACGGTACCCGGCGGCACGATGACGCTGGCCGATCTCGCCGACTACGAAGCGCGCATCCGCCAGCCGGTGCGCGGCACCTACCGCGGCTACGAGCTGTACGGCATGCCGCTGCCCAGCAGCGGCGGCGTGACCGCGTTCGAGGCGCTGAACATCCTGGAAGGCTGGAACCTGAAGGCGCTGCCGCGTGCGCAGGCCGAGCACCTGTACCTGGAAGCGAGCCGCCTCGCGTTTGCCGACCGCAACGCCTACCTGGCCGACCCCGAATACACCGATGCGCCGGTGGCTGGCCTGCTCAGCAAGGAGTACGCGGCGCAGCGCAGGAAGACGATCGATCCCGCGCGCGCCGCCGCCGGCCCCGTGCCGGCCGGCGATCCGTATCCGTTCCAGCAGGATGCCAGCGTGCCGCTGCGCCCCGCGACCGCGAAGCTGCAGCAGGAAAGCGCGCACACCACGCACCTGGCCGTCTCCGACAGCCAGGGCAATATCGTGTCGTACACGTTCACGATCGAATCGTGGGGCGGCAGCGGCATCGTGGTGCCCGGCCACGGCTTCCTGCTCAATAACGAGATGACCGATTTCGATTTTTCCGGCCCCGCACCGAACGTGCCGGAAGCGGGCAAGCGCCCGCGCAGCAGCATGGCGCCCACGATCGCGCTGAAGGATGGCAGGCCGGCGTTCACGATCGGCAGTCCGGGCGGCGCCACGATCATCACCACGGTGCTGCAGACGATCGTCAACCACGTCGACCTCGGCATGCGGATGGACCAGGCGGTCGACGCGCCCCGCCTGTCAGAGCGCAACGGCGCGGCAACGGACGTGGAGCCGGGTTTTGCCGGCAGTGCCCAGGCCACCGCGCTGGCGCCATTCGCGCAACGCTGGTCGAACCAGCCGGAAGAGATCGGCGCCGCCAACGCGCTGGTGTTCAACCAGGACGGCACGGTGACCGCCGTCAGCGAAGGCCATCGCCACGGTACCGGCAGCGCACTGGTGCAGAAAAAAGCGCACTGA
- a CDS encoding AEC family transporter, with product MLASIIPVFLIILLGVAIRRFGWMPADFFPSIEKFSYNIAFPAMLFAGTARLSFEGGEVAQLALATLLPTFAVVLLTLAALLLLPALPGASRSSVMQGAMRPNTYFGLAVAALFFPPETSSLVMLALALCLPVVNALSVVALAWWSGSKPNFGTVARTLAKNPIIQATLAGVIVSVAGISLPKELMNTLDILGKAATALGLLCVGGGLVFSLEGTRPAALTVTSVLKLLVMPLLAAQVCLLLDVGPEAALAACFYCALPTAPNAYIMAKQLGGDARLMASLITLQTLLAVITVPLSRQFMPWLGA from the coding sequence ATGCTTGCTTCCATCATTCCCGTATTCCTGATCATCCTGCTGGGCGTGGCGATCCGCCGCTTCGGCTGGATGCCGGCCGACTTCTTCCCGTCGATCGAGAAGTTCTCGTACAACATCGCCTTCCCGGCCATGCTGTTCGCCGGCACGGCCCGCCTGTCGTTCGAAGGCGGCGAAGTTGCCCAGCTGGCCCTGGCCACGCTGCTGCCCACGTTTGCCGTGGTGCTGCTGACGCTGGCAGCGCTGCTGCTGCTGCCGGCATTGCCCGGTGCCAGCCGCTCCTCGGTGATGCAGGGCGCCATGCGCCCGAACACGTATTTCGGGCTGGCGGTGGCCGCACTGTTCTTCCCGCCGGAAACGTCATCGCTGGTGATGCTGGCCCTGGCGCTGTGCCTGCCGGTGGTGAATGCGCTGTCCGTGGTCGCGCTGGCATGGTGGAGCGGCAGCAAGCCGAACTTCGGCACCGTCGCCAGAACGCTGGCAAAAAACCCGATCATCCAGGCCACGCTGGCCGGCGTGATCGTCAGCGTTGCAGGCATCAGCCTGCCAAAGGAGCTGATGAATACGCTCGACATCCTCGGCAAGGCGGCCACGGCGCTCGGCCTGCTGTGCGTGGGCGGCGGTCTCGTGTTCTCGCTGGAAGGCACGCGCCCGGCGGCGCTGACCGTGACTTCCGTGCTGAAACTGCTGGTGATGCCGCTGCTGGCCGCCCAGGTGTGCCTGCTGCTGGACGTGGGGCCGGAAGCGGCACTGGCTGCGTGCTTCTACTGCGCGCTGCCAACAGCGCCGAACGCCTATATCATGGCGAAACAACTGGGAGGCGATGCCCGCCTGATGGCCTCGCTGATTACGCTGCAGACCTTGCTGGCCGTGATCACCGTGCCGTTGAGCCGGCAGTTCATGCCATGGCTGGGCGCCTGA
- the ftsX gene encoding permease-like cell division protein FtsX: MSVWLRQHGFALGSALVHLRRAPGSFFFNILVVAIALALPFAGVTVLDNIRPMSEQLAVDPELSVFLKQDLPREHTEGMAGSLRAVAKDAKIIFVPREKALEELQEKNGVAGVIETLGDNPLPDSYIVRLNAFQSAAEGNDVDRIADRIGAIPGVESVQVDSAWVKRLAALLGVLRVGLLLLAATLGTVVVAVVFNTIRLQVLTQREEILVSRLIGATDTYIQRPFYYTGALLGLCAGAVALGAVALSLQPLNAAIAEFARLYASEFQLAPLEPVAMGLLLALSAGLGLVGAALSVRRQLARLS, from the coding sequence ATGAGCGTATGGCTGCGCCAGCACGGGTTTGCGCTGGGGTCGGCGCTCGTGCACCTGCGCCGCGCGCCCGGCTCCTTCTTCTTCAATATCCTGGTGGTGGCGATCGCGCTGGCGCTGCCGTTCGCCGGCGTGACGGTGCTGGACAATATCCGGCCGATGTCCGAACAGCTGGCCGTGGACCCGGAACTTTCCGTGTTCCTCAAGCAGGACTTGCCACGCGAGCACACCGAAGGCATGGCCGGCTCGCTGCGCGCTGTGGCCAAGGACGCCAAGATCATCTTCGTGCCGCGCGAAAAAGCCCTCGAGGAATTGCAGGAAAAGAACGGCGTGGCCGGCGTGATCGAAACGCTCGGCGACAATCCGCTGCCGGACAGTTATATCGTGCGGCTCAACGCCTTCCAGAGCGCGGCCGAAGGCAACGATGTGGACAGGATCGCGGACCGCATCGGCGCCATTCCCGGCGTCGAATCGGTGCAGGTCGACTCGGCGTGGGTCAAGCGGCTGGCCGCGCTGCTGGGCGTGCTGCGCGTGGGGCTGCTGCTGCTGGCCGCCACGCTGGGCACGGTCGTGGTGGCGGTCGTGTTCAACACCATCCGCCTGCAGGTGCTGACGCAGCGCGAGGAAATCCTCGTATCGCGGCTGATCGGCGCCACCGATACCTACATCCAGCGCCCGTTCTACTACACCGGGGCATTGCTGGGGCTGTGCGCCGGCGCCGTGGCGCTGGGCGCGGTGGCGCTGTCGCTGCAGCCGCTGAACGCGGCGATCGCCGAGTTCGCACGGCTGTACGCGTCGGAATTCCAGCTGGCGCCGCTGGAACCGGTGGCGATGGGGCTGCTGCTGGCCCTGTCAGCCGGCCTTGGCCTGGTCGGCGCGGCATTGTCGGTGCGGCGCCAGCTCGCCCGCCTGTCCTGA
- a CDS encoding methyl-accepting chemotaxis protein yields the protein MNWLTERKLSTKLGLAFAVVLLLTAIVGLFSINQLAKVNATASNLSSRWMPAMRVIQDIKSQIARVRTRELQYIISEDVADLDKYDKVIANDLVDLKKMQDEYVALIKTPEEQALYSEFLTLWDRYMAEDAKLRAAVRAGDMPLAKKLIRGESNKLIVALRGQVDKLVKYYGEGGSEAASFGDQVYNASRAWIAGLLLMSVVLGALAALLITRWLVKTLGGEPQYAVALANQIAAGELNVEVRTRAGDDTSLLFAMKSMRDSLANIVGQVRHATDTIASAAQQVVAGNMDLSGRTEAQASSLEETAASMEELTSTVRHNSDNARQANELAVNASAIAEQGGQVVSQVVERMGSINESAKKISDITGVIDGIAFQTNILALNAAVEAARAGEQGRGFAVVASEVRNLAQRSAAAAREIKELISDSVGQVEAGTRLVNQAGSTMEEVVVSVRRVTDIMGEITVAGQEQSAGIVQVNEAIAQMDAVTQQNAALVEEATAASHSMQDQASSLAQLVSIFTLDGLANHQYSAASSAKRTDNKTVRLNRPRQ from the coding sequence ATGAATTGGCTTACCGAGCGCAAGCTCTCCACCAAGCTGGGCCTGGCTTTCGCGGTCGTCCTGCTACTGACCGCCATCGTCGGTCTCTTTTCGATCAACCAGCTGGCCAAGGTGAATGCCACGGCCAGCAACCTGTCGTCGCGGTGGATGCCGGCGATGCGCGTGATCCAGGACATCAAGTCGCAGATCGCCCGCGTGCGCACCCGCGAATTGCAATACATCATCTCGGAAGACGTGGCCGACCTGGACAAGTACGACAAGGTGATCGCCAACGACCTGGTCGACCTGAAGAAGATGCAGGACGAATATGTGGCCCTGATCAAGACGCCTGAAGAGCAGGCGCTGTACAGCGAATTCCTGACGTTGTGGGATCGCTACATGGCGGAAGACGCGAAGCTGCGCGCCGCCGTGCGCGCCGGCGACATGCCCCTGGCGAAGAAGCTGATTCGTGGTGAATCCAACAAATTGATCGTTGCTTTGCGCGGCCAGGTAGACAAATTGGTCAAATATTATGGCGAGGGCGGCAGCGAGGCGGCAAGTTTTGGTGATCAGGTATACAATGCGTCGCGCGCCTGGATCGCAGGCTTGCTGCTCATGTCGGTGGTGCTCGGCGCGCTGGCGGCGCTGCTGATCACCCGCTGGCTCGTGAAGACGCTGGGCGGCGAACCGCAGTATGCGGTGGCGCTGGCCAACCAGATCGCGGCCGGTGAACTGAACGTGGAAGTGCGCACCCGCGCCGGTGACGATACCAGCCTGCTGTTCGCGATGAAGTCGATGCGCGACAGCCTGGCCAACATCGTCGGCCAGGTACGCCACGCTACCGACACGATCGCGAGCGCGGCCCAGCAGGTGGTGGCGGGCAATATGGATTTGTCGGGCCGTACCGAGGCGCAGGCCAGTTCACTGGAAGAGACGGCGGCATCGATGGAAGAACTGACGTCGACCGTGCGCCACAATTCGGACAACGCGCGCCAGGCCAACGAGCTTGCCGTGAATGCTTCGGCGATCGCGGAGCAGGGCGGCCAGGTCGTATCGCAGGTGGTCGAGCGGATGGGCTCGATCAACGAGTCGGCGAAGAAGATTTCGGACATCACCGGTGTGATCGACGGCATCGCCTTCCAGACCAATATCCTGGCGCTGAACGCGGCGGTGGAAGCTGCCCGTGCCGGCGAACAGGGCCGCGGCTTCGCGGTCGTGGCGTCGGAAGTGCGCAACCTGGCACAGCGGTCCGCCGCGGCGGCCCGTGAAATCAAGGAATTGATCAGCGATTCCGTCGGCCAGGTCGAGGCCGGCACGCGACTGGTCAACCAGGCCGGCAGCACGATGGAGGAAGTGGTCGTCAGCGTGCGCCGCGTGACCGACATCATGGGTGAAATCACCGTGGCTGGCCAGGAACAGAGCGCCGGCATCGTGCAGGTGAATGAAGCGATTGCGCAGATGGACGCCGTGACGCAACAGAACGCGGCGCTGGTGGAAGAAGCCACTGCCGCATCGCACAGCATGCAGGATCAGGCCTCCAGCCTGGCCCAGCTGGTGAGCATCTTTACACTTGATGGATTGGCAAACCATCAGTATAGTGCCGCCTCCAGTGCCAAGCGCACTGATAACAAGACGGTGCGATTGAATCGGCCGCGACAATAA
- a CDS encoding cell division ATP-binding protein FtsE, translated as MIEFVNVTKQYTTDVTALRNVSLTVGKGELVYLAGPSGAGKSTLLKLIAAMERPSSGQVTVNGTDIGRLKSAGVPFLRRNLGLIFQQQRLLTDRSVLANVMLPMLVTGRTRAQAEDRARAALDKVGLLDRAAASPLALSGGEQQRVSIARAIVNRPQIILADEPTANLDRASANKVFDALRAFNKAGVTCLISTHDELVLEGASRVIELKQGALQGDPVAEAP; from the coding sequence ATGATCGAATTCGTCAACGTCACCAAGCAATACACGACCGATGTCACCGCGCTGCGCAACGTCTCGCTGACCGTCGGCAAGGGCGAGCTGGTCTACCTGGCCGGCCCTTCCGGGGCCGGCAAGTCCACGCTGCTCAAACTGATCGCCGCGATGGAGCGCCCTTCCTCGGGCCAGGTCACCGTCAACGGCACCGATATCGGCCGGCTGAAAAGCGCCGGCGTGCCGTTCCTGCGCCGCAACCTGGGCCTGATCTTCCAGCAGCAGCGGCTGCTGACCGACCGTTCCGTGCTGGCCAATGTGATGCTGCCGATGCTGGTGACGGGCCGCACCCGCGCGCAGGCGGAAGACCGCGCCCGCGCCGCGCTGGACAAGGTGGGCCTGCTGGACCGGGCCGCCGCCAGCCCGCTGGCGCTGTCCGGCGGCGAGCAGCAGCGCGTGTCGATCGCCCGCGCGATCGTCAACCGGCCGCAGATCATTCTGGCCGACGAACCGACGGCCAACCTGGACCGCGCCAGCGCCAACAAGGTGTTCGATGCGCTGCGAGCCTTCAACAAGGCCGGCGTGACGTGCCTGATCTCCACCCACGACGAACTGGTGCTGGAGGGCGCCAGCCGCGTGATCGAGCTGAAACAGGGTGCATTGCAGGGCGATCCCGTGGCGGAGGCGCCATGA
- the rpoH gene encoding RNA polymerase sigma factor RpoH, translating to MTTMSAPSALVPTGTTALGLGFSGNLGNLDAYISAVNRLPMLTHEEEVSLGRRLKENNDLKAAEKLVLSHLRLVVSIARGYLGYGLPHADLIQEGNIGLMKAVKRFDPDQNVRLVSYAMHWIKAEMHEYILKNWRLVKVATTKAQRKLFFNLRSHKTGLDAMTPDQIDALAKTLDVKREEVIEMETRLSGRDIALESPTDDEDDKFSPIAYLSSDLSEPTKVLEAEQVTRLQSEGLETALSKLDPRSRRIVEARWLANDDGSGATLHTLADEFGVSAERIRQIESAALKKMKGSLAAFV from the coding sequence ATGACTACCATGTCCGCACCTTCCGCCCTGGTCCCAACCGGTACGACTGCGCTCGGACTCGGGTTCAGCGGCAACCTGGGCAACCTGGATGCCTACATTTCCGCCGTCAACCGCCTGCCGATGCTGACGCACGAGGAAGAGGTATCGCTGGGTCGCCGCCTGAAGGAAAACAACGACCTGAAAGCGGCCGAAAAGCTGGTGCTGTCGCACCTGCGGCTGGTGGTGTCGATCGCCCGCGGTTACCTGGGCTATGGACTGCCGCACGCCGACCTGATCCAAGAGGGCAATATCGGCCTTATGAAAGCCGTGAAGCGCTTCGACCCGGACCAGAACGTGCGCCTTGTATCCTATGCGATGCACTGGATCAAGGCCGAGATGCACGAGTACATCCTGAAGAACTGGCGCCTGGTGAAGGTGGCGACGACGAAGGCGCAGCGCAAGCTGTTCTTCAACCTGCGCAGCCACAAGACCGGCCTGGATGCGATGACACCGGACCAGATCGACGCGCTGGCGAAAACGCTGGACGTGAAGCGCGAGGAAGTGATCGAGATGGAAACCCGCCTGTCCGGCCGCGACATCGCGCTGGAATCGCCGACCGACGATGAAGACGACAAGTTCTCGCCGATCGCCTACCTGTCGTCCGACCTGTCGGAGCCGACCAAGGTGCTGGAAGCGGAACAGGTCACGCGCCTGCAGTCGGAAGGCCTGGAAACGGCCCTGTCGAAACTGGACCCGCGTTCGCGCCGTATCGTCGAAGCGCGCTGGCTGGCCAACGACGACGGCTCCGGCGCCACGCTGCACACGCTGGCCGACGAGTTCGGCGTTTCCGCCGAGCGGATCCGCCAGATCGAATCCGCCGCGCTGAAGAAAATGAAGGGTTCGCTGGCCGCGTTCGTATAA
- a CDS encoding MerR family transcriptional regulator has product MPFSPMPCTISDVERDTGVAKETLRVWERRYAFPRPERDPFGERLYPVDQVHKLRLVKRLIDLGFRPGKVIGYTAQELQALAEKAAVGNRPVVRGAAELQPYLDLCRAHDSDALRRKLSQALLVMGLRNFVIDLMAPLTAAIGDAWACGDLGVWQEHLITETLQMVLRSAIFSMPPPNAPGGAPSPRILLTTTPQEKHGLGLLMAEALMVAEGAGCYSLGPQTPLPDIVDAARALRVDVVTLSFSTSMNTRHVLDALKELRARLPETVALWAGGSNVALRRRAASFVQVLTLSDVGDMLADWRHEARARTAA; this is encoded by the coding sequence ATGCCTTTTTCGCCAATGCCGTGCACGATCAGCGATGTCGAGCGCGATACCGGTGTGGCCAAGGAAACCCTGCGCGTATGGGAACGGCGGTACGCGTTTCCGCGGCCGGAACGCGATCCGTTCGGCGAGCGGTTGTACCCGGTCGACCAGGTGCACAAGCTGCGCCTCGTCAAGCGGCTGATCGACCTGGGCTTCCGGCCCGGCAAGGTGATCGGTTATACGGCACAGGAGCTGCAGGCGCTGGCCGAGAAGGCGGCGGTCGGCAACCGGCCGGTGGTGCGCGGCGCGGCCGAACTGCAACCTTACCTCGACCTGTGCCGCGCGCACGACAGCGACGCGCTGCGCCGCAAGCTGTCGCAGGCGCTGCTGGTAATGGGATTGCGCAATTTCGTCATCGACCTGATGGCCCCGCTGACGGCGGCGATCGGCGATGCCTGGGCCTGCGGCGACCTCGGCGTGTGGCAGGAACACCTGATCACGGAAACGCTGCAGATGGTGCTGCGCAGCGCGATCTTCTCGATGCCGCCGCCCAATGCGCCGGGAGGCGCGCCGAGCCCGCGCATCCTGCTGACCACCACCCCCCAGGAAAAACACGGTCTCGGTCTGCTGATGGCCGAGGCCCTGATGGTGGCCGAAGGCGCCGGCTGTTACTCGCTGGGGCCGCAGACACCGCTACCCGATATCGTCGACGCCGCCCGCGCGCTGCGGGTCGACGTGGTGACGCTGTCGTTCTCGACATCGATGAACACCCGCCATGTACTCGATGCGCTGAAGGAATTACGGGCCCGGCTGCCGGAAACGGTGGCGCTGTGGGCCGGCGGCAGCAATGTCGCGCTGCGCCGCCGCGCAGCGTCGTTCGTGCAGGTGCTGACGCTGAGCGACGTGGGCGACATGCTGGCCGACTGGCGCCACGAGGCGCGCGCACGTACCGCGGCCTGA
- the ftsY gene encoding signal recognition particle-docking protein FtsY, which translates to MFSFFKKKTVTPDVPPAAPAGVAPTLAPLSPPPVAPSAPAPTEPAAPFAFDVETAPRPEPKQSWMSRLKAGLSKTSANLSVLFVGARIDDELYDELEAALLMSDAGIDATEYLLEALKRKVKDDKLLDAAAVKVALKSLMIDLLRPLEKPFVLGRHQPTVMMISGVNGAGKTTTIGKLAKHMQAHGQSVLLAAGDTFRAAAREQLMIWGQRNNVTVISQESGDPAAVSYDAVQSGKAKGTNVVMIDTAGRLPTQLHLMNELQKIKRVIGKGMDEAPHETLLVIDGNTGQNALTQVKAFDDALQLTGLIITKLDGTAKGGVLAAIARVRPVPVYFIGIGEQIEDLQPFDAEEFVEALLG; encoded by the coding sequence ATGTTCAGCTTCTTCAAGAAAAAAACCGTCACGCCCGACGTGCCGCCGGCCGCACCTGCCGGCGTGGCACCCACATTGGCCCCGTTGTCGCCCCCTCCCGTGGCGCCTTCAGCGCCTGCGCCCACCGAACCGGCCGCGCCCTTCGCGTTCGACGTCGAGACGGCGCCGCGCCCGGAACCGAAACAATCCTGGATGAGCCGGCTCAAGGCCGGCCTGTCGAAGACCTCCGCCAACCTGTCCGTGCTGTTCGTCGGTGCCCGCATCGACGACGAGCTGTACGACGAGCTCGAAGCGGCGCTGCTGATGTCCGACGCCGGCATCGACGCCACCGAATACCTGCTCGAAGCGCTCAAGCGCAAGGTCAAGGATGACAAGCTGCTCGATGCCGCCGCGGTGAAGGTGGCGCTGAAGTCGCTGATGATCGACCTGTTGCGGCCACTGGAAAAACCGTTCGTGCTGGGCCGGCACCAGCCGACGGTGATGATGATCTCCGGCGTCAATGGCGCCGGCAAGACCACCACGATCGGCAAGCTCGCCAAGCACATGCAGGCGCACGGCCAGTCCGTGCTGCTGGCCGCCGGCGACACATTCCGCGCCGCCGCGCGCGAGCAGCTGATGATCTGGGGCCAGCGCAACAACGTCACCGTCATCTCGCAGGAGTCCGGCGATCCGGCCGCCGTGTCGTACGACGCGGTGCAGTCCGGCAAAGCCAAGGGCACCAATGTGGTGATGATCGACACCGCCGGCCGCCTGCCGACGCAGCTGCACCTGATGAACGAGCTGCAGAAGATCAAGCGCGTGATCGGCAAGGGCATGGATGAGGCGCCGCACGAAACGCTGCTCGTCATCGACGGCAACACCGGCCAGAACGCGCTGACACAGGTCAAGGCGTTCGACGATGCGCTGCAGTTGACCGGCCTGATCATCACCAAGCTCGATGGCACCGCCAAGGGCGGCGTGCTGGCCGCGATCGCGCGCGTGCGCCCGGTGCCCGTGTACTTTATCGGCATCGGCGAACAGATCGAGGACCTGCAACCGTTCGACGCCGAGGAATTCGTCGAAGCGCTGCTCGGGTGA